From Apium graveolens cultivar Ventura chromosome 9, ASM990537v1, whole genome shotgun sequence, the proteins below share one genomic window:
- the LOC141682960 gene encoding putative metal-nicotianamine transporter YSL7 — MVRRNASGECGDDHDQQADQTATIPSMEEAFKATEVPHWRDQLTFRAIAVSFALSVIFNVIVCKLNLTTGVIPSLNVAAGLLGYALIKAWTVISEKCGFLKQPFTRQENTVVQTCVVASSGIAFSSGTGSYILGMSRIIAAQADAGNTPNNVRALSLGWIMAYLFLVSFVGLFTIVPLRKMMILRYKLTYPSGTATAYLINSFHTPKGAKLAKKQVMTLFRYSGISFAWGFFQWFWTAADGCGFNSFPTFGLQAYAKRFYFDFSATYVGVGMICPYMINISLLLGGILSWGIMWPAIEAKKGDWYNADLPASSLHGIQGYRVFLAIAMMLGDGLFHVVYMLTSTIFSFAKKRKCSEASEEVESYDQKIRKEYFLKDQIPNAVAIGGYVVLALLSILAVPHIFPQLKWYHILVAYLIAPVLAFCNAYGCGLSDWSLASNYGKLAILIFSAWVGLEDGGILAGLASCGLMMSIVSTASDLMQDFKTGYLTLASPRSMFFSQILGTAMGCFITPLVFWIFYKAFTVGDPEGSYPAPYGLMYRGIALLGVEGFSSLPKNCLKLAIGFFIAAIVIDIIIELLKKYETNYRLYRFVPSPMCMAIPFYLGAYFAIDMCVGSLILFLWELKDKKKARAFAPAVASGLICGDSLWGIPAAILALAGLQPPVCMKFLSAAANGRVDKLLGN, encoded by the exons ATGGTGAGAAGGAATGCGTCAGGGGAATGTGGTGATGATCATGATCAGCAGGCTGATCAGACGGCTACAATACCGTCGATGGAGGAGGCTTTTAAGGCTACAGAAGTACCACACTGGAGGGATCAACTCACGTTTCGGGCTATAGCTGTTAGCTTTGCATTGAGTGTGATTTTTAATGTTATTGTTTGTAAGCTGAATTTAACCACTGGTGTTATTCCTTCGTTGAACGTTGCTGCTGGGTTGTTGGGGTATGCACTGATCAAGGCGTGGACTGTTATTTCTGAAAAGTGTGGGTTTTTGAAGCAACCGTTTACGCGACAAGAGAATACTGTTGTTCAGACTTGTGTTGTTGCCTCCTCTGGGATTGCATTTAGCA GTGGTACTGGAAGTTATATACTGGGGATGAGTAGAATTATAGCTGCTCAGGCAGATGCAGGGAACACCCCGAATAATGTCAGGGCGCTCTCCCTTGGTTGGATCATGGCCTATCTCTTTCTGGTTAGCTTCGTTGGTCTGTTCACGATTGTGCCTCTAAGAAAG ATGATGATATTGAGGTATAAACTAACGTATCCCAGTGGAACAGCGACTGCCTACCTCATCAACAGTTTCCACACCCCTAAAGGAGCAAAGCTAGCAAA AAAACAAGTCATGACGCTATTCAGATACTCTGGGATCAGCTTCGCATGGGGGTTCTTTCAGTGGTTCTGGACAGCTGCTGATGGTTGTGGATTCAATAGCTTTCCGACCTTTGGTCTCCAAGCTTACGCTAAGAG GTTTTACTTTGATTTTTCGGCCACATATGTTGGTGTTGGTATGATATGTCCATACATGATCAACATATCGTTGTTGCTTGGAGGTATACTCTCATGGGGTATAATGTGGCCGGCTATTGAAGCTAAGAAAGGCGACTGGTATAATGCTGATTTGCCAGCCAGTAGCCTCCACGGCATTCAAGGATACAGG GTGTTTCTTGCTATTGCAATGATGCTCGGTGATGGcctctttcatgtggtctacatGCTTACTTCAACCATCTTCAGTTTCGCAAAGAAACGAAAATGTTCTGAGGCCTCAGAAGAAGTTGAGAGCTATGACCAGAAAATAAGAAAAGAGTATTTCTTGAAAGATCAAATTCCAAATGCAGTTGCTATAGGTGGTTATGTAGTTTTGGCGCTCTTATCTATCCTCGCAGTACCACATATATTTCCTCAGTTGAAATGGTACCACATACTGGTCGCTTACTTGATAGCTCCAGTTTTGGCCTTCTGCAATGCCTATGGTTGTGGCCTCAGTGATTGGTCTCTAGCCTCCAACTATGGAAAACTTGCTATCCTGATATTCAGTGCTTGGGTTGGGCTTGAAGACGGTGGCATCCTTGCTGGTCTAGCTTCATGTGGTTTGATGATGAGCATTGTTTCAACTGCCTCTGATCTTATGCAAGACTTCAAGACAGGCTACCTAACCTTAGCATCACCTCGTTCTATGTTCTTCAGCCAAATTCTTGGAACTGCCATGGGATGCTTCATTACACCTTTGGTATTCTGGATCTTCTACAAAGCCTTTACTGTAGGTGATCCAGAGGGATCATATCCAGCACCATACGGGTTGATGTACCGTGGTATTGCCCTCCTTGGAGTAGAAGGCTTCTCTTCTCTTCCGAAGAATTGTCTTAAACTTGCTATTGGTTTCTTCATAGCTGCCATAGTTATCGATATCATCATTGAATTATTGAAGAAGTATGAAACCAATTACAGGCTCTATAGGTTCGTTCCTAGTCCAATGTGCATGGCAATCCCATTTTATCTCGGTGCATACTTTGCCATTGACATGTGCGTCGGAAGTTTGATCCTCTTCCTCTGGGAATTGAAAGATAAGAAAAAGGCGAGAGCGTTTGCACCAGCTGTAGCATCTGGTTTGATTTGTGGTGATTCACTCTGGGGTATTCCTGCAGCTATTTTGGCTTTGGCCGGTTTACAGCCTCCTGTGTGCATGAAGTTCTTATCAGCTGCTGCCAATGGTAGAGTGGATAAATTATTGGGGAACTGA